The Daphnia pulex isolate KAP4 chromosome 6, ASM2113471v1 genome contains the following window.
GTGGGATAATTAGAAATGGGTAAAAGTCAACAATGGGTAAAAGTCAACAATGGATAAAAGTCAACAAGGGCATGCCATAATAATACCGTCTTGGAGCGCGTGGAAGTTCCGTTAGCTCCTGGCAAACCGGTATTAAATGGTTCTTCTGGCTCTAATTAGGGTTCAGATACTTCATCTTTCTCAACGTTGACGACCGTCCAAAATACATTTCTTGCAAAATTCCAGATGGGTTTTAAGGTTTCCTAAATGATAATGAACAATCAGCGTCTTTTACGACAAAAACTACTTAGTTTAATTGTCTGCACTTCACGTTTTTTGTCAACTATATTGTTGGAGCTACTTGCCTCAATTTTTGGGGTCAGATTGTATTTTGTTCTTGACAAAggacattttcaaattccgTAGTGGCCAAATCTGCAATCAATTGTTGGAAATGATGGGGCTGCTCGAGTAGTCACGCCAGCTCTGGGTCATGTTTTACGGTACTTTACGGcaatagtttttatttatttatcacaGCCGTCAATTTCTTCCAGGCTGCCAGTTTCTTCGACATAGATGCATCTTACAATGAATCAGTATTTGCGCCCATGTCGGTCGTAACCCAAATATTCTagtttgagaaaaaagattggaaTAGCGAAAAATATACagaagatatttttaaaaatagttaaaaaaactcAACACAAATAACGAGATCTCATGAATTTCAACACAAAAACCTACTTCATTCTCATTTCTAAATGTCTTGTTGTGTAGAACTTGTCTTCTCTACCTCACACAACACAGTTAACTAAACAAAGATTCAAGAAATTTTGTGTGTTAAAGCAATACCATTTCCCATCTATGGCTTCACTACTTGTAGGTTGTAATCCACACCATTCAACAGTTCCacctaaaacaaaatgttgtaGGCTGGGAATCTAAACACAATAAAAGaagcaattattttagcagcTTAATAATTAACATTAATTAAGGACATGATAAACACTTGAATTtgttgaacaaaaataatttatgaacACAGCATTTGCAACTACTTTCTTTGTGTTCTTACCCTACATCTTTCAGAGAAATGACTTTGTATGTAAGAAAGGCCTTACACACCATATGTTACACATAGGACATAGATGCTAATGCCACCATGCTAATGTTATAAGAGTCCAATATAAGATGACAAGATAAATTGGAGCACGTTGGAGTTTGGCAGCCTATGACCTGCACACATTCCGTAGATCCCCTtagatttcaacaaaataacccACTTCATTCTAATTCATAAATGTCTTGTTGTGTAGAACTTGTCTTCCCTGAAAATAATGTTTCTTTAGTATAAAACATAGTTAACTAAGcaaatatttcagaaatttcgtgtgtaaaagaaatacaagaatATTAAGGCCGTACCTATTTATCATTTGCTCTTGACGAAGGTCCTGTCTTAAATTCCGTCGAGGCCAAAATTACAAGCAACTGTTCGAATTCATGGGGCTACTCGAGTACTATTAATTGCGTCTTACAGAACTCTAAGGCAGTAGTTTTTTTCATCCTACGGTTCTTACTTTAATAACTAAAACTGTGGAAAACTGTTTTCTTCTCCCCGCCGAAAAATCGACAATCTACACTCCACGTTTGCACTGCTGTTGAAGTACGGGTATGTGGCACGAGTTATTATCGACTTTTCGTAAGCTTTTATCGTCACTTTACCCGACAGTCCGACACCCTCAACGtggtcgccattttcttttcttcacgtTAAAGAAGGTCTAAATCAGACAACAACTTGTCATTTCTGCCGCGAGAGGGAACCCGACGATTTCGCCATCTAGGGTGTGACATTAAAAAGTTTACAAAACGTTAACGGTTTAACCTTTGACGGACACCATAGTGTTAacaataagaataaaatagtTAAGTTAACAAATATTTCGTTGAGTATCTCACCCTAGACCCTAGATAGCGAAGTCGTCCAGCTACTACTGGTTCATATAAAACAGTGCTTTTACCAAACTACTAATGATTGAATgggccaacattttcttttgatttcatctgTAGTTTTCTGTactaaagaaaatgtcaaaaatttactgtttttgtgcctaaaaatttattgaaattaaatagGAAGACAACAACGATTTTTCTGTAGTATTAAAAAGGATAAAATGTTGATAATTCATTCGTGGTTCTCATTCGGGAGTTTTATGCTGCTGTTATTAGTGTTACTGGCATGACTGGAACGCTTTTGCCCACTACAGTCTTGATCCAGTCTACGTAGGCAGCAACGCGGATGAAAAGAGCAGGAAATCGCCTGtttcaagaataaaaaacgacACGAATAAattcccaaaattttttttaaggctaGAAAATATTTCCGTTTACGGGTCGGCACATCCTGCTGCAGCGCTGTTGATTCCAACTTGCAGGCCATTAATTAGCAGTGGGCCGCCACTATCGCCctttgaatatttaaagatAATTCAAGGTGAGCCAAACATTTTTGGTATGTCTGCAGTTTACCTGGCAAATACTCTTTCCGAATAAGGTGGAAGCACATAACCGTTTCCCATCACTGAGCTCATAATCATGGTAATATAAAACGGAACAGTCCTTTGTGTCGAGGATGGTTACATTGACATGTCGTAAATGGTTAGACGCTGCACCAGAAGACATTGCAGGATGCAAAACCTACCGTTGCGTGtagaataaatattatttatataattgAATGTGAAATTTATAAAACCTGTCGCGTTCGTCCCCATCCGATTACAGTAGCTTCTTTTCCGATATGAGTTTGGTTGAAGGGATCGACTCGTTCAAGTTTCACGGGACGAATTTCGAAGACCGGTTTGGAAAGGGTAATAACACCAAGGTCATTTTCCTGTTTAATTGGTATTCTTTAGCAATAATTATTCCAAAGTTTGAAACGATGTAGCTATAGATACAAACGAAGTGCTGTTATAAGATGGATGCGTCACAAATTTTGCagcttttctttcaatgtgaATAGCGTCCAAAGGGTTCAAAACAGTAGTCCGAAAATAAAGAGTTATCAGTCCCGCTTCTCTTCCCAAGCTATTTTCCGTTCGAAAGACCGTAAATGGGAAAAagcatcaaaagaaatttgattagTTGTTTTAATGGAtctcttttgaattgaattttcttacGGATTTATACAGTGGGCAGCCGTCAGTACATGAAGTCCACCTTCAAGTAAAGTCCCTCCACAAGTGAACTCTTTTTTGACAAATATGGCCACCTAACGCACGGGAGAAATGGAGCATGAATTACGTTGTAATaagaaatcgaatcaaatAGAATTTCACATTTTACCTGGTAAGGATAAGCTCCTCTTTTAGCCCAGGCACCACCAACAATTCCTTAGTTAAACAAcgaatgtaaataaaataattggtgattaaatatttgtaaCATTTCAATACGAGTAAAGTTGACTTTagttgtttcatttcttgataTGCTGTCATCTCCAAAAATGGTAACGTCTTTCGTCACAGCCCCGGTTTTCAGCACTGCCAACATGAAGGCGTAGACGAACACCGCTGTATAAATCCAACactaaaataaacaaaaacacaatttaCCTTTTATTATTCCGAAGGGCATATTGCATGCCTTACGAAGGCCAATCAAACATTAGAGTATTTGTGAAGAACAAAAACTTACCGATCCGAACATTGCAATCGATCGATTGTGACTGCTGCAATCAGTGAAGAAATAACCGCAAGCTGCTGCTTTTGTTATGGCAGATTCAACTCTTTTGTTGTACCTTTTACGTGTGGAGCCAGTCTACCGGTTACGTTACGTGTTTATTATGGCGCCATGCGTGTTAGCCCATTTTATTCGCCGCGATACAAATAGCCTTAAGGTACATTTATATGTGTTAACGAAACCGACGGAATGGTGCCCTGAATGCCAAAACACCTGACCGAGAAGCTTCAATTCTTGATGTTCTAACCTTGACCGCCGTTGCAACATCACGTGGGAACCTCCCTTATATGAGCCGAGACACAATTAAGCATCTATATTTGTATATCTTTTACTAGCATTAATGCTATGAAAAACATAGCAGTTTTCCAACATTCTTTTCAATAGTCACCGTTTCATGTAGTTCATAGTAAACAATAGAAACAATACCTATAGGTACTTTGATCATTTCCgggtaaaaaaactaaaaaacaaaaacaaacggaGTTGGGAAAAGTGTGATTTCTACTCCTACGAAGTCTCGAACCTCAAATACGTACCGGTTCTTACTGTAGGAACCCATTTGGTCGTTTACCTGCACAGCTGGATTTGAAAAGGTGCACTCTAATTTTGTTTACAATTATCGCTTACAcagatggtttttttttttgcccagcAACTTATGCATTTACGTCAATAGATTACTGAAAAGGTGTGTAGACTTAAATGCAAACCGGATATAGATGGAAGCGGCAAGCACGCAATGTTATGACTAAGTGGTAAGTGTATATCCCTTCCCCTTGCAACCGTGGTCTCCATCCTATCTGCTAAGGTAAAGGGCTAGTGCGCAATCAAACAAGATCCATATGATTTAAATACGCACATAGTAATAAGTTGGCATCTGTTTTGTTTAGCAGCTGTTCAGAATGCACAGCACAGACTGTGACGTCAGTATAATATTGAAAATGGACTTATATTTCTCCTATGTAAGAACACTCTAAACGCCGATGTACTTTAGCTGTATCTGAGCTACAGAGCAACGTCAAGCTACAAAAATGCGTCTCcacgaattttctttcatagttattttgtttgtctccGCTCTAGAATTGACTCGAGCCAGTCGTCTTTCGGTAAGCGGAACCAAACTCATGTTCAACGGAAAATCCGTTTTCCTTTCAGGTGTCAACTTTGCGTGGAACTCTTATGGGTACGACTTTGGAAACGGTAAGTACACGGCCAACTCAAAAACTACTTTCGAGCAATGGTTAGCTGAGGTGGCAACAAATGGAGGAAACAGCGTTCGTAAGTTactcaaaaaaaattttcagagtTATAATTCACGATGCATTGTTTATAGGTGTTTGGCTTCATGTGGAAGGCGATAATACTCCAAATTA
Protein-coding sequences here:
- the LOC124195941 gene encoding chymotrypsin-2-like, which gives rise to MFGSCWIYTAVFVYAFMLAVLKTGAVTKDVTIFGDDSISRNETTKVNFTRIVGGAWAKRGAYPYQVAIFVKKEFTCGGTLLEGGLHVLTAAHCINPLGREAGLITLYFRTTVLNPLDAIHIERKAAKFVTHPSYNSTSFENDLGVITLSKPVFEIRPVKLERVDPFNQTHIGKEATVIGWGRTRQVLHPAMSSGAASNHLRHVNVTILDTKDCSVLYYHDYELSDGKRLCASTLFGKSICQGDSGGPLLINGLQVGINSAAAGCADPRFPALFIRVAAYVDWIKTVVGKSVPVMPVTLITAA